The Seriola aureovittata isolate HTS-2021-v1 ecotype China chromosome 2, ASM2101889v1, whole genome shotgun sequence genome has a segment encoding these proteins:
- the LOC130160675 gene encoding uncharacterized protein LOC130160675: protein MEGQGIGRGQQPERRRRGRGVRLRGGGVGRQNRGRGRRGRGHMRVPDEIRATLVDHVLNHGLTMAEAGRRVQPDVGRTTVSSIIQTSCRQSRTARQLHRVGRGPLFTPEQEEAICTMVVENNAIRRREIKSAIIEDNNIFENIQTVSISTTDRLKRHQMNMKQLYTVPFERNGERVKELCYQHVQRIMELEASEPPHNFIYMDEAGFNLTKRRRRGRNIIGHRATVDVPGQRGGNITMGAAISENGVLTHIPIIGPYNTERLVTFLDTLYRDLIPEQDRGQIGDDLPKYVIVWDNVNFHRSNIIRQWFATHNRMLMEFLSPYSPFLNPVEEFFSAWRWKVNDRQPHTQMTLLAAMVTACDDITADACRGWIRHSKRFFPRCIAREDIRCDVDENLWPNRQERQEV, encoded by the exons atggaaggacaaggaattggacggggtcaacagccagagagaagaagaagaggaagaggagtgaggctgcgtggtggaggagttgggaggcaaaacagaggaagaggcagaagaggcCGAGGACATATGCGTGTCCCTGATGAGATAAGAGCCACACTTGTAGACCACGTTCTCAATCATGGGCTTACAATGGCCGAGGCTGGTCGAAGGGTGCAGCCAGATGTTGGGAGAACAACTGTGTCCTCAATCATTCAGACTTCTTGTCGACAGAGCAG GACTGCAAGGCAACTTCACAGGGTTGGCAGAGGGCCCCTTTTCACACCTGAACAGGAGGAGGCTATTTGCACCATGGTTGTAGAAAACAATGCCATAAGACGAAGGGAGATAAAGAGTGCCATTATAGAGGACAACAACATCTTTGAAAACATCCAAACAGTCAGCATCTCAACCACTGACAGGCTGAAAAGACACCAAATGAATATGAAGCAGCTGTACACTGTTCCATTTGAAAGAAATGGTGAAAGAGTGAAGGAGCTGTGCTACCAGCATGTACAG CGTATAATGGAACTGGAAGCAAGTGAACCACCGCACAACTTCATCTACATGGATGAGGCTGGCTTCAACCTAACGAAACGCAGAAGACGTGGTCGAAATATCATCGGCCACAGAGCTACAGTTGATGTGCCGGGCCAACGGGGCGGGAACATAACCATGGGTGCTGCTATCTCTGAGAATGGTGTGCTAACGCATATTCCCATTATTGGGCCATACAATACAGAGCGTCTTGTCACCTTTTTAGACACTCTCTACAGGGATCTCATCCCTGAACAAGACAGGGGTCAGATTGGAGATGACTTGCCAAAGTACGTGATAGTTTGGGACAATGTCAATTTCCATCGCTCCAACATCATCAGGCAATGGTTTGCGACCCACAACAGGATGCTGATGGAGTTCCTCTCACCCTACTCCCCATTCCTTAACCCCGTTGAGGAATTTTTCTCAGCATGGAGATGGAAAGTTAATGATCGCCAGCCACATACACAGATGACCCTTCTGGCTGCCATGGTTACAGcgtgtgatgacatcacagcagatgCCTGCAGAGGCTGGATAAGACACTCTAAAAGATTCTTTCCACGCTGCATCGCAAGAGAAGATATTCGTTGTGATGTGGATGAGAATTTGTGGCCCAACAGACAGGAACGTCAGGAGGTGTAG